The Elaeis guineensis isolate ETL-2024a chromosome 14, EG11, whole genome shotgun sequence genome has a segment encoding these proteins:
- the LOC105032978 gene encoding 26S proteasome non-ATPase regulatory subunit 14 homolog has translation MERLHRIFSGAGGMGHPPTDSPLLDTAEQVYISSLALLKMLKHGRAGVPMEVMGLMLGEFVDEYTVRVVDVFAMPQSGTGVSVEAVDHVFQTNMLDMLKQTGRSEMVVGWYHSHPGFGCWLSGVDINTQQSFEALNPRAVAVVVDPIQSVKGKVVIDAFRLINPQTMMLGQEPRQTTSNVGHLNKPSIQALIHGLNRHYYSIAINYRKNELEEKMLLNLHKKKWTDGLTLQRFDTHSKTNEQTVQEMLNLAIKYNKAVQEEDELPPEKLAIANVGRQDAKKHLEEHVSNLMSSNIVQTLGAMLDTVVF, from the exons ATGGAGAGGCTGCATCGGATCTTCTCGGGCGCGGGAGGGATGGGACACCCGCCCACCGACTCCCCGCTGCTCGACACGGCCGAGCAGGTGTACATCTCCTCGCTCGCCCTCCTCAAGATGCTCAAGCACG GGAGGGCTGGGGTACCGATGGAGGTGATGGGGCTGATGCTGGGGGAATTCGTGGACGAATACACGGTCCGGGTGGTGGACGTGTTCGCGATGCCGCAGAGCGGGACCGGCGTCAGTGTCGAGGCCGTCGACCACGTCTTCCAGACCAACATGCTCGATATGCTCAAGCAGACCGGAag ATCTGAAATGGTAGTAGGCTGGTACCATTCTCATCCAGGCTTTGGTTGTTGGCTCTCTGGGGTTGATATAAATACACAGCAG AGTTTCGAAGCCTTGAATCCAAGGGCAGTTGCGGTTGTGGTAGATCCAATCCAGAGTGTTAAAGGGAAAGTTGTCATCGATGCTTTCCGCCTCATCAATCCTCAGACCATGATGCTAGGCCAAGAACCTCGCCAGACTACTTCCAATGTCGGGCATCTCAACAAGCCGTCCATTCAG GCATTAATCCATGGGTTGAATCGACATTACTACTCTATAGCTATAAATTATCGGAAAAATGAGCTTGAAGAAAAGATGTTACTGAACCTGCACAAAAAGAAGTGGACTGATGGATTGACTTTGCAGCGGTTCGATACCCATTCAAAAACTAACGAGCAGACCGTGCAG GAAATGCTGAATTTAGCCATCAAGTACAACAAAGCGGTTCAGGAGGAAGACGAGTTGCCACCGGAGAAGCTTGCAATTGCAAATGTGGGAAGGCAAGATGCGAAGAAGCATTTGGAAGAGCATGTCTCGAACTTGATGTCATCAAACATAGTTCAGACTCTGGGAGCCATGCTTGACACTGTCGTGTTCTAA